A genomic window from Halorubrum lacusprofundi ATCC 49239 includes:
- a CDS encoding DUF7563 family protein, translated as MPRCDHCGSHVSDRFARVFTDEHGDLNACPDCSANAGIAEVSRERTHTGD; from the coding sequence ATGCCACGCTGTGACCACTGCGGGTCGCACGTCTCGGACCGTTTCGCGCGCGTCTTCACGGACGAGCACGGCGACCTGAACGCCTGTCCGGACTGTTCCGCGAACGCCGGGATCGCCGAGGTCTCCCGGGAACGCACCCACACCGGAGACTGA
- a CDS encoding GIY-YIG nuclease family protein → MSTPSQNSSHHVYVIECADGTLYTGYTTDVERRVAEHDAGEGAKYTRGRTPVTLCHVESFDSKSAAMSREYAIKSLTRAEKERLIGDT, encoded by the coding sequence GTGTCGACGCCGAGTCAGAACTCGTCTCACCACGTGTACGTCATCGAGTGCGCCGACGGCACGCTCTACACCGGTTACACAACCGACGTGGAGCGGCGCGTCGCCGAACACGACGCCGGCGAGGGCGCCAAGTACACCCGTGGCCGGACCCCCGTGACGCTGTGCCACGTCGAGTCGTTCGACTCGAAGTCGGCCGCGATGTCGCGCGAATATGCGATAAAATCGCTCACGCGCGCCGAGAAGGAGCGACTGATCGGCGACACGTAG
- the hisG gene encoding ATP phosphoribosyltransferase, with translation MRIAVPNKGRLHDPTLSLLERAGLHTEETADRQLYADTVDPDVSILFARAADIPEYVRDGAADVGITGLDQAAESGGVADSASAAGDDDLVDLLDLGYGSCKLVLAAPEDGDISVVADLAGGTVATEFPNITRDYLDRVDVDADVVTVTGATELTPHVDMADAIVDITSTGTTLKVNRLAVIDDVLDSSVRLFARPDMVDDAKVKQVLTAFESVLAADGRRYLMMNAPKERLDEVKDVIPGLGGPTVMDVEADENGNGMVAVHAVVEERDVFATISELKSVGATGILVTKIERLVG, from the coding sequence ATGCGCATCGCCGTCCCCAACAAGGGCCGCCTACACGACCCGACGCTCTCGCTGTTAGAGCGCGCGGGACTCCACACCGAGGAGACCGCCGACCGCCAACTGTACGCCGACACCGTCGACCCCGACGTGTCGATCCTCTTCGCACGCGCGGCCGACATCCCCGAGTACGTCCGCGACGGCGCGGCCGACGTGGGGATCACGGGCCTCGATCAGGCCGCGGAGTCCGGCGGCGTCGCCGACTCCGCGAGCGCAGCGGGCGACGACGACCTCGTCGACCTGCTCGATTTAGGCTACGGCTCCTGCAAGCTCGTCCTCGCGGCACCGGAGGACGGCGACATCTCCGTCGTCGCGGACCTCGCCGGTGGGACAGTCGCCACCGAGTTCCCGAACATCACCCGCGACTACCTCGACCGGGTTGATGTCGACGCCGACGTGGTCACTGTGACGGGCGCGACTGAGCTGACTCCCCACGTCGACATGGCGGACGCCATCGTTGATATCACCTCCACGGGAACGACGCTGAAGGTGAACCGCCTCGCTGTGATCGACGACGTGCTCGACTCCTCGGTGCGGCTGTTCGCCCGCCCCGACATGGTCGACGACGCGAAGGTCAAGCAGGTGCTGACCGCCTTCGAGTCCGTGCTTGCGGCCGACGGGCGCCGGTACCTGATGATGAACGCTCCCAAAGAGCGGCTCGACGAGGTAAAAGACGTGATCCCCGGGCTCGGCGGCCCGACCGTGATGGACGTGGAGGCCGACGAGAACGGGAACGGCATGGTCGCGGTCCACGCCGTCGTCGAGGAGCGCGACGTGTTCGCGACGATCTCGGAGCTGAAGTCGGTCGGCGCGACCGGGATCCTCGTCACGAAGATCGAGCGGCTCGTCGGGTGA
- the uvrB gene encoding excinuclease ABC subunit UvrB, producing the protein MSDADSPLSEDRPTVDRPLRVDAPFEPAGDQPEAIAELVEGFESGADKQTLLGVTGSGKTNTVSWVAEELNQPTLVLAHNKTLAAQLYEEFRELFPDNAVEYFVSYYDYYQPEAYVEQTDTFIDKEMSINEEIDRLRHSATRSLLTRNDVIVVASVSAIYGLGDPQNYRDMALRLEVGEEVGREELLARLVDLNYERNDVDFTQGTFRVRGDTVEIYPMYGRYAVRVELWGEEIDRMLKVDPMKGEVVSEEPAVMLHPAEHYSIPDDKLEQAIAEIQGLMEKRVGYFERQGDLVAAQRIEERTTFDIEMLREAGYCSGIENYSVHMDDRESGDAPYTLMDYFPDDFLTVIDESHQTIPQIKGQYEGDKSRKDSLVENGFRLPTAYDNRPLTFEEFEEKSDRTLYVSATPSDYERETSDRIAEQIVRPTHLVDPKVEVTEATGQVEDLLERVNERIERDERVLVTTLTKRMAEDLTEYFEEAGIDVAYMHDETDTLERHEIIRDLRLGNIDVLVGINLLREGLDIPEVSLVAILDADQEGFLRSTTTLVQTMGRAARNVNGEVVLYADRMTDSMEAAIEETQRRREIQLKHNEEHGYEAATIDKPVSETNLPGSKTDTSNVSVGDVESAEEAKAQIEALEDRMDEAASNLEFELAADIRDRIAKLRRAFELDGGDDGVPAPMIDD; encoded by the coding sequence GTGAGTGATGCCGATTCCCCTCTCTCTGAGGATCGCCCGACCGTCGACCGCCCCCTCCGCGTCGACGCCCCGTTCGAGCCCGCGGGCGACCAGCCCGAGGCGATAGCGGAACTCGTGGAGGGATTTGAGTCGGGCGCCGACAAGCAGACCCTCCTCGGAGTCACCGGCTCCGGGAAGACCAACACCGTCTCGTGGGTCGCCGAGGAGCTGAACCAGCCGACGCTCGTGCTCGCCCACAACAAGACGCTCGCGGCCCAGCTGTACGAGGAGTTTCGCGAGCTGTTCCCGGACAACGCCGTCGAGTACTTCGTCTCGTACTACGACTACTACCAGCCCGAGGCGTACGTCGAGCAGACGGACACGTTCATCGACAAGGAGATGTCTATCAACGAGGAGATCGACCGCCTGCGCCACTCCGCGACGCGTTCCCTCCTGACGCGCAACGACGTGATCGTCGTCGCCAGCGTCTCCGCCATCTACGGCCTCGGCGACCCGCAGAACTATCGCGACATGGCGCTCCGCTTAGAGGTCGGCGAGGAGGTGGGCCGCGAGGAGTTGCTCGCCCGGCTCGTCGACCTGAACTACGAGCGCAACGACGTGGACTTCACGCAGGGCACGTTCCGCGTGCGCGGCGACACCGTCGAGATCTACCCGATGTACGGGCGCTACGCGGTGCGCGTCGAGCTGTGGGGCGAGGAGATCGACCGCATGCTCAAGGTGGACCCGATGAAAGGCGAGGTCGTCTCGGAGGAGCCGGCCGTCATGCTCCACCCGGCGGAGCACTACTCCATCCCCGACGACAAACTGGAGCAGGCGATCGCGGAGATCCAAGGCCTGATGGAAAAGCGAGTCGGGTACTTCGAGCGACAGGGCGATCTGGTCGCCGCCCAGCGCATCGAGGAGCGCACCACCTTCGACATCGAGATGCTCCGCGAGGCGGGCTACTGCTCGGGGATCGAGAACTACTCGGTCCACATGGACGACCGCGAGTCCGGCGACGCTCCCTACACCCTGATGGACTACTTCCCCGACGACTTCCTCACCGTGATCGACGAGTCCCACCAGACGATCCCGCAGATAAAGGGACAGTACGAGGGCGACAAATCGCGAAAGGATTCGCTGGTCGAGAACGGGTTCCGGCTCCCGACCGCGTACGACAACCGCCCGCTCACCTTCGAGGAGTTCGAGGAGAAGTCGGACCGCACGCTCTACGTTTCGGCGACGCCGAGCGACTACGAGCGCGAGACCTCCGACCGGATCGCCGAACAGATCGTTCGCCCGACCCACCTCGTCGACCCGAAGGTGGAGGTGACGGAGGCAACGGGACAGGTCGAGGACCTCCTCGAACGGGTCAACGAGCGGATCGAGCGCGACGAGCGCGTCTTGGTCACCACGCTCACTAAGCGGATGGCCGAGGATCTCACGGAGTACTTCGAGGAAGCCGGAATCGACGTGGCGTACATGCACGACGAGACGGATACCCTCGAACGACACGAGATCATTCGCGACCTCCGCTTGGGCAACATCGACGTACTCGTCGGCATCAACCTGCTCCGCGAGGGGCTCGACATCCCGGAAGTGAGTCTCGTCGCCATTCTCGACGCCGACCAAGAGGGGTTCCTCCGCTCCACCACGACTCTCGTCCAGACGATGGGGCGGGCCGCGCGCAACGTCAACGGCGAGGTCGTCCTCTACGCCGACCGGATGACCGACTCGATGGAGGCCGCCATCGAGGAGACCCAGCGTCGGCGCGAGATCCAGCTCAAACACAACGAGGAACACGGCTACGAGGCGGCCACTATCGACAAGCCGGTCAGCGAGACGAATCTACCCGGGTCGAAGACGGACACCTCGAACGTCAGCGTCGGCGACGTGGAGAGCGCTGAGGAGGCAAAGGCACAGATCGAGGCGCTCGAAGACCGGATGGACGAGGCCGCGAGCAACTTGGAGTTCGAGCTGGCGGCCGACATCCGCGACCGGATCGCGAAGCTCCGCCGCGCGTTCGAGCTCGACGGCGGCGACGACGGCGTTCCGGCGCCGATGATCGACGATTGA
- a CDS encoding SPFH domain-containing protein, producing MGTQGPRGDAFEIGKATGSIPDAVWQYTALAGALVVGFALLSQSLVYGVAALAVLVVAVTIVSAVEIVDAYDKEALTVFGEFRKLLEPGVHLIPPFVSRTYAFDMRTQTLDVPQQEAITRDNSPVTADAVVYIKVMDAKKAFLEVDDYKNAVSNLAQTTLRAVLGDMELDDTLSRRDQINDRINEELDEPTDEWGIRVEAVEVREVSPSQEVQRAMEQQTGAERRRRAMILEAQGERRSAIEQAEGDKQSNIIRAQGEKQSQILEAQGDAISTVLRARSAESMGERAIIERGMETLEEIGKGESTTFVLPQELTSLVGRYGKALSGSDVQQMEGLESKEFDEETEKMLGLEDIESALEQLDTVADSDLRTDETRDADTARDVDLARQEEETREADRDIELEAESERPGN from the coding sequence ATGGGAACACAAGGTCCGCGCGGCGACGCCTTCGAGATCGGGAAGGCGACGGGGTCGATCCCGGACGCCGTCTGGCAGTACACCGCGCTCGCTGGTGCGCTCGTCGTCGGCTTCGCCCTCCTCAGCCAGAGCCTCGTCTACGGCGTCGCGGCGCTCGCGGTGTTGGTAGTGGCGGTTACGATCGTTAGTGCGGTCGAGATCGTCGACGCCTACGACAAGGAGGCGCTCACGGTGTTCGGCGAGTTTCGGAAGCTGCTCGAACCGGGCGTCCACCTCATTCCGCCGTTCGTCTCCCGCACCTACGCGTTCGACATGCGGACCCAGACACTCGACGTCCCGCAGCAAGAGGCGATCACGCGGGACAACTCGCCGGTGACGGCGGACGCGGTCGTCTACATCAAGGTGATGGACGCCAAGAAGGCGTTCCTCGAAGTGGACGACTACAAAAACGCCGTCTCGAACCTCGCACAGACCACCCTCCGCGCCGTCCTCGGCGACATGGAACTCGACGACACGCTCTCCCGACGCGATCAGATCAACGACCGCATCAACGAAGAGTTAGACGAGCCGACCGACGAGTGGGGGATCCGCGTCGAGGCGGTCGAGGTCCGCGAGGTGAGCCCCTCACAGGAGGTCCAGCGCGCGATGGAACAACAGACCGGCGCCGAGCGTCGCCGTCGGGCAATGATCCTCGAAGCCCAGGGGGAACGCCGCTCCGCGATCGAGCAGGCGGAAGGGGACAAGCAGTCCAACATCATTCGCGCACAGGGTGAAAAGCAGAGCCAGATCCTCGAAGCGCAGGGTGACGCGATTTCCACCGTCCTCCGCGCCCGGTCCGCCGAGTCGATGGGCGAGCGCGCCATCATCGAGCGCGGCATGGAGACCTTAGAAGAAATTGGCAAAGGCGAATCCACCACGTTCGTGCTCCCGCAGGAGCTCACCAGCCTCGTCGGCCGCTACGGCAAGGCCCTCTCAGGCTCCGACGTGCAACAGATGGAGGGGTTAGAGAGCAAGGAGTTCGACGAGGAGACGGAGAAGATGCTCGGACTGGAGGATATCGAGAGCGCCCTCGAACAGCTCGATACGGTGGCCGACAGCGATCTCCGGACCGACGAGACGCGCGACGCGGACACGGCCCGCGACGTCGACCTCGCTCGCCAAGAGGAGGAAACGCGCGAGGCAGACCGCGATATCGAGCTGGAGGCCGAAAGCGAGCGGCCGGGGAACTGA
- a CDS encoding O-acetylhomoserine aminocarboxypropyltransferase/cysteine synthase family protein yields MPADDDVDHEFRTRSVHAGSSPDPATGARATPIYQTTSYEFENADHAARLFALEEAGNVYSRIMNPTNAALEERIASLENGVGAVATSSGMAAFDLATFMLASAGDNIVSSSALYGGTYTYLTHSVERRGVSTRFVDPLDYEGYADAIDEDTAYVHLETIGNPALVTPDIERIADIAHDHGVPLFVDNTFATPYLCRPLDHGADLVWESTTKWLTGNGTTVGGVLVDGGSFPWSEYAEKYPEIAQDNPAYHGINYVEAFGDAAFTFAAVTRGLRDLGDQQSPFDAWNTLQQTESLPLRMERHCENAGIVAEYLDEHDDVAWVNYPGLESHETHDEASEYLEGGYGGMITFGLEGGYEAAKGTVENADLASLLANVGDAKTLVIHPASTTHQQLTEEEQEAAGVTGDMVRLSVGIEDPADIVADLEAAIERASA; encoded by the coding sequence ATGCCAGCCGACGACGACGTCGACCACGAGTTCCGCACGCGAAGCGTTCACGCCGGATCGAGCCCGGACCCGGCGACCGGCGCGCGCGCCACACCCATCTACCAGACCACCTCCTACGAGTTCGAGAACGCCGATCACGCCGCTCGGCTGTTCGCGTTAGAGGAGGCCGGCAACGTCTACTCGCGGATCATGAACCCGACGAACGCCGCCCTCGAAGAGCGGATCGCCTCGCTCGAGAACGGCGTGGGCGCGGTCGCCACCTCCTCGGGGATGGCGGCGTTCGACCTGGCGACATTCATGCTTGCGTCCGCGGGCGACAACATCGTCTCCTCGTCCGCGCTGTACGGCGGCACCTACACCTACCTCACGCACTCGGTCGAGCGGCGGGGGGTCTCGACGCGGTTCGTCGACCCGCTCGACTACGAGGGGTACGCCGACGCGATCGACGAGGACACCGCCTACGTCCACCTCGAAACCATCGGCAACCCCGCACTCGTCACCCCGGACATCGAACGGATCGCCGACATCGCTCACGACCACGGCGTCCCGCTGTTCGTCGACAACACGTTCGCGACCCCCTACCTCTGCCGCCCGCTCGACCACGGCGCCGACCTCGTCTGGGAGTCGACGACGAAGTGGCTCACGGGCAACGGCACCACCGTCGGCGGCGTCCTCGTCGACGGCGGCTCGTTCCCGTGGAGCGAGTACGCTGAGAAGTATCCAGAGATCGCGCAGGACAACCCCGCGTACCACGGGATCAACTACGTCGAGGCGTTCGGCGACGCGGCGTTCACGTTCGCCGCGGTCACCCGCGGCCTGCGTGACTTGGGCGACCAGCAGTCGCCGTTCGACGCGTGGAACACCCTCCAGCAGACCGAGTCGCTCCCCCTCCGGATGGAGCGCCACTGCGAGAACGCCGGGATCGTCGCCGAGTACCTCGACGAGCACGACGACGTGGCGTGGGTGAACTACCCGGGCCTGGAGAGCCACGAGACCCACGATGAGGCCAGCGAGTACCTAGAGGGCGGCTACGGCGGCATGATCACGTTCGGGCTGGAGGGCGGCTACGAGGCCGCGAAGGGGACGGTCGAGAACGCCGATCTCGCCTCCCTGCTCGCGAACGTCGGCGACGCGAAGACGCTCGTTATCCACCCGGCGTCGACGACCCACCAGCAGTTGACGGAGGAAGAACAGGAGGCCGCCGGCGTCACCGGCGACATGGTGCGGCTCTCGGTCGGTATCGAGGACCCCGCCGATATCGTCGCCGACCTCGAAGCGGCGATCGAGCGCGCGTCGGCGTAG
- a CDS encoding ABC transporter permease encodes MSLPAIAEKDFQDTVRSRGMLILVALFSLLVAVFAYVFAPPGEQFATEFLLSAAVGPFLVTTLVPLVGVVVGYNAVSGERESGSLKLLLSLPHSRADVVFGKVVGRGAALSLAVFSGFLLPALVLLALSQLGYIEAFNVGSYLGYTVFAAVLGVVFVAIAVGCSAAATTQRQALIGGVAIYVLFVMLWGAITGQFLGAAADAGLINPLPVSQQQVSVFLQVANPITGVELLSNAFLSGQLLSGEAVNQQISAVSMLVFWTIAPPLAGLWKFDTDDL; translated from the coding sequence ATGAGCCTCCCCGCCATCGCGGAGAAGGACTTCCAAGACACCGTGCGCTCTCGGGGGATGTTGATCCTCGTGGCGCTGTTCTCGCTGCTCGTCGCCGTCTTCGCGTACGTCTTCGCGCCGCCCGGAGAGCAGTTCGCGACGGAGTTCCTGTTGAGCGCCGCCGTTGGCCCCTTCCTGGTGACGACGCTCGTCCCGCTCGTGGGCGTCGTCGTCGGGTACAACGCCGTCAGCGGCGAGCGCGAGTCGGGCTCGCTGAAGCTACTCTTGTCGCTGCCGCACTCCCGCGCTGACGTGGTCTTCGGAAAGGTGGTCGGGCGGGGCGCCGCGCTGTCGCTCGCGGTGTTCTCCGGCTTCCTTCTCCCGGCACTCGTGTTGCTTGCACTCTCTCAGCTCGGATACATCGAGGCGTTCAACGTCGGTTCGTACCTCGGGTACACCGTCTTCGCCGCGGTCCTCGGCGTCGTCTTCGTCGCGATTGCGGTCGGCTGCTCGGCCGCGGCGACGACACAGCGACAGGCGCTCATCGGCGGGGTCGCGATCTACGTCCTGTTCGTGATGCTGTGGGGCGCCATCACCGGACAGTTCCTCGGTGCCGCGGCCGACGCGGGGCTGATCAACCCCTTGCCGGTCTCCCAACAGCAGGTCAGCGTGTTCCTACAGGTCGCGAACCCGATAACCGGGGTCGAACTGCTGTCCAACGCGTTCCTTAGCGGCCAGCTACTCTCGGGCGAGGCCGTCAACCAGCAGATCTCGGCGGTGTCGATGCTCGTGTTCTGGACGATCGCACCGCCGCTGGCCGGGCTCTGGAAGTTCGACACCGACGATTTATAA
- a CDS encoding ABC transporter ATP-binding protein produces the protein MTAIELRGVTKEFADVTAVRGLDLTVEEGEVYGFLGPNGAGKSTTIDMVLDLVRPTEGTVRVLEQDATTDGVAIRKRTGVLPDGFAVYDRLTGRQHVEFAVRSKEADDDPDALLDRVGLLDDADRKAGGYSKGMRQRLALAMALAGDPDLLILDEPSSGLDPAGAKEMREIVRAEADRGATVFFSSHILEQVEAVCDRVGILREGELVTEDSVEGLREAVGGEETLEIAISGGGADDADDADNTGNAAIEAIRDLDGVSRVNRDGDTLVVSCADGAKTRVIGALEDAGIAVADFHTREASLEDLFLAYTEGDAPGADGGDPDERAGEEPEEVDR, from the coding sequence ATGACCGCCATCGAACTGCGGGGCGTGACCAAGGAGTTCGCCGATGTCACGGCCGTTCGGGGCCTCGATCTCACCGTCGAGGAGGGGGAGGTGTACGGCTTCCTCGGCCCGAACGGCGCCGGCAAGTCGACGACCATCGACATGGTGCTCGACTTGGTCCGGCCGACCGAGGGAACGGTGCGCGTACTCGAACAGGACGCCACGACCGACGGCGTGGCGATCCGCAAGCGGACCGGCGTGCTCCCCGACGGATTCGCGGTGTACGACCGACTCACGGGGCGGCAACACGTCGAGTTCGCGGTCCGCTCGAAGGAGGCGGACGACGACCCGGACGCCCTCCTCGACCGCGTGGGCCTCCTCGACGACGCCGACCGCAAGGCCGGCGGCTACTCGAAGGGGATGCGCCAGCGGCTCGCGCTCGCGATGGCGCTCGCGGGCGATCCCGACCTGCTCATCCTCGACGAGCCCTCCTCCGGACTGGATCCGGCGGGCGCGAAGGAGATGCGCGAGATCGTTCGGGCCGAGGCCGACCGCGGCGCGACCGTCTTCTTCTCCTCGCACATCCTCGAACAGGTCGAGGCGGTCTGCGACCGCGTCGGCATTCTCCGCGAGGGGGAGCTCGTAACCGAAGACTCCGTGGAGGGCCTCCGCGAGGCCGTCGGCGGCGAGGAGACGCTGGAGATCGCGATCAGTGGCGGCGGCGCGGACGACGCGGACGATGCGGACAACACGGGCAACGCGGCCATCGAGGCGATCCGCGATCTCGACGGCGTGAGCCGCGTCAACCGCGACGGCGACACGCTCGTCGTGAGCTGTGCCGACGGCGCGAAGACGCGGGTCATCGGCGCCTTAGAGGACGCCGGCATCGCCGTCGCCGACTTCCATACCCGCGAGGCGTCGCTGGAGGACCTCTTCTTGGCGTACACGGAGGGCGACGCGCCGGGTGCGGACGGTGGCGATCCGGATGAACGTGCCGGTGAAGAGCCCGAGGAGGTGGACCGATGA
- the ligA gene encoding NAD-dependent DNA ligase LigA has product MTSSSPRHADPDENPYVEAPPTDFEPVGALSEDEATEQASLLRAAIREHDHRYYLEADPLIPDETYDRLFTRLQELENEFDLPTQNSPTRRVGGEPLDELATVEHVAPMRSIDNATEADAVREFDGRVRKGLDAEGFDSDAVEYVCEPKFDGLSVEVIYEDGEYVRAATRGDGTAGDDVTEQVRTIRSVPGKLRGDPPSRLAVRGEAYMPRDAFKAYNEALMERGEEPFANPRNAAAGTLRQLDPSVVAERPLDIFFFDVLGWENDAEGDSPNRPATHWEEFDTFDAFGLRRANRVERVDDIEGALDYRDRLMADREDLNFAIDGVVIAVDDRANREALGATARAPRWAFAYKFPPRTATTIVEGITVQVGRTGRLTPVAELDPIDVGGVTVSRATLHNPAEIEALGVNVGDCVRIYRAGDVIPYVPEVVEKRSEGTYVFPETCPICDAPVERDGPLAFCTGGLVCPAQLERAVEHWARRDALDIEGLGPERVQQLREAGLVESLPDLYDLAVDDLAALEGWGETSAENLIAELAATRDPPLDDFLAGLGIPDVGATTARALAAHFGDLDAILDADEDALRAVDDVGPEVAESIRTFLDNAENRVAIDGLRERGVDPESVDVETGDALDGLTFVFTGSLSTTRGEAQAHVEAHGADATSSVSGNTDYLVAGESPGRSKRDDADAEGVPVVDEEEFAGLLAERGVAWPPEE; this is encoded by the coding sequence ATGACGAGTTCGTCGCCCCGGCACGCGGATCCGGACGAGAACCCCTACGTCGAGGCGCCGCCGACCGACTTCGAACCGGTCGGAGCGCTCTCCGAAGACGAAGCCACAGAGCAGGCGTCGCTGCTCCGGGCGGCGATCCGCGAGCACGACCACCGGTACTACCTGGAGGCCGACCCCCTGATTCCCGACGAGACGTACGACCGGCTGTTCACGCGGTTGCAAGAACTGGAGAACGAGTTCGACCTCCCGACCCAGAACTCCCCCACGCGCCGGGTCGGCGGCGAGCCGCTCGACGAACTGGCGACTGTCGAACACGTCGCGCCGATGCGCTCCATCGACAACGCGACCGAGGCCGACGCCGTCCGCGAGTTCGACGGGCGCGTCCGGAAGGGGCTCGACGCCGAGGGGTTCGACTCGGACGCGGTCGAGTACGTCTGCGAGCCGAAGTTCGACGGCCTCTCCGTCGAGGTGATTTACGAGGACGGCGAATACGTTCGCGCCGCCACTCGTGGCGACGGGACCGCAGGCGACGACGTGACCGAGCAGGTCCGGACCATCCGATCTGTCCCCGGGAAGCTTCGGGGTGACCCACCGAGCCGGCTCGCGGTCCGCGGCGAGGCCTACATGCCCCGCGACGCCTTCAAGGCGTACAACGAGGCGTTGATGGAGCGCGGCGAGGAGCCGTTCGCGAACCCACGCAACGCCGCCGCCGGCACCCTCCGCCAACTCGACCCGTCGGTCGTCGCAGAGCGTCCCCTCGATATCTTCTTCTTCGACGTGTTGGGGTGGGAAAACGACGCAGAGGGAGACTCCCCCAACCGTCCCGCCACCCACTGGGAAGAGTTCGACACGTTCGACGCGTTCGGACTTCGACGCGCCAACCGGGTCGAGCGCGTCGACGACATCGAGGGCGCGCTCGACTACCGCGACCGACTCATGGCCGACCGCGAGGACCTGAACTTCGCGATCGACGGGGTCGTGATCGCCGTCGACGACCGCGCGAACCGCGAGGCGCTCGGGGCGACCGCGCGGGCGCCGCGCTGGGCGTTCGCGTACAAGTTCCCGCCCCGGACTGCGACGACGATCGTCGAGGGGATCACGGTGCAGGTGGGTCGGACGGGCCGGCTCACTCCCGTCGCGGAGCTGGACCCGATCGACGTGGGTGGCGTCACCGTCTCGCGGGCAACTCTGCACAACCCCGCCGAGATCGAGGCGCTCGGCGTGAACGTCGGCGACTGCGTTCGGATCTACCGCGCCGGCGACGTGATCCCCTACGTCCCCGAGGTGGTCGAGAAGCGCTCCGAGGGGACCTACGTCTTCCCCGAGACGTGTCCGATCTGTGACGCCCCCGTCGAGCGCGACGGGCCGCTCGCGTTCTGTACCGGCGGGCTCGTCTGTCCGGCACAGCTGGAACGGGCGGTCGAACACTGGGCGCGACGGGACGCGCTCGACATCGAGGGGCTCGGCCCGGAGCGCGTCCAACAGCTCCGGGAGGCCGGCCTCGTCGAGTCGCTGCCGGACCTGTACGATCTGGCCGTCGACGACCTCGCCGCGCTGGAGGGGTGGGGCGAGACGAGCGCCGAGAACCTGATCGCGGAGCTCGCGGCGACCCGCGACCCGCCGCTCGACGACTTCCTCGCCGGCCTCGGGATCCCGGACGTGGGCGCGACGACCGCCCGGGCGTTGGCGGCGCACTTCGGCGACCTCGACGCGATTCTCGACGCCGACGAGGACGCGCTTCGCGCGGTCGACGACGTGGGGCCCGAAGTGGCCGAATCCATCCGGACGTTCCTCGACAACGCGGAGAATCGGGTGGCGATCGATGGGCTCCGCGAGCGCGGGGTCGATCCCGAATCGGTCGACGTCGAAACCGGCGACGCGCTCGACGGACTGACTTTCGTGTTTACCGGGTCGCTGTCGACGACCCGGGGCGAGGCGCAGGCGCACGTGGAGGCGCACGGCGCCGACGCCACGTCGAGCGTCTCGGGGAACACCGACTACCTCGTCGCCGGCGAGAGTCCGGGACGCTCGAAGCGCGACGACGCCGACGCGGAGGGCGTGCCCGTGGTCGATGAGGAGGAGTTCGCCGGTCTCCTCGCCGAGCGCGGGGTCGCGTGGCCGCCCGAGGAGTAG